From Cyanobacteria bacterium QS_8_64_29:
TGGGCGGGGTCGCAGCCCAGCCTCGTGACGTTCGGGCGGCAGGGCGCGTTCGCCCACAACAACACCCATCATTCCATGGCTATGGCGCGCGATGCGGTCTCCGCCCTGCGCCCAGACGGTTCGATCGACTCTGCCGCATGGCTCGACGCCCAACGCCACCACGCGGCGTTCGTGGTCGAGGACTAGCCCGGGCAACGGACCCCTCAGTCCCGCTGTCAGGCTGTGGAGCGCGGCGTAGCGGTGCGAACCTCACGGAGGACCGCGGGGACCACCGCCCGCAGGTACCGCCCGAGGCGCACGAACGAGCGCCCCTGCTGGCGGAACCGGTAGGTGATCGGTACCTCGGCGTAGCGGTAGCCCTTGCCGAGCAGGTCGAGCGTCAGGACCTGAGCGTAGTTGTAGTCGTGGATGATCTCG
This genomic window contains:
- a CDS encoding glycosyltransferase: EIIHDYNYAQVLTLDLLGKGYRYAEVPITYRFRQQGRSFVRLGRYLRAVVPAVLREVRTATPRSTA